One stretch of Glycine soja cultivar W05 chromosome 7, ASM419377v2, whole genome shotgun sequence DNA includes these proteins:
- the LOC114418311 gene encoding uncharacterized protein LOC114418311, which translates to MEWSSKSATKAYFDTLQLCNNHKRQYGTWRVQNPGSNEFVSALAAGMKAKLIVEVTSHVSLTTLALAAAARQNGVRMVCILPESILNDSQEVINNSGLKDQVEFRTEDPSKLLPFYENIDFFLVDCNKDENYAKLLNLVDVNLTRSIVVAKNMVGDGDKKGIRWCLRGKDEKLEVRSLKHPLGNGMKVTRISKSDDTNMRFEVKGDYSKKRRKSSWIAKFDEESGEEHIYRVPQVDWF; encoded by the exons ATGGAATGGTCTTCAAAATCTGCCACAAAAGCATACTTTGACACCCTTCAACTG TGCAACAATCACAAAAGACAATATGGCACTTGGAGAGTTCAAAATCCGGGAAGCAATGAATTTGTATCAGCATTAGCAGCAGGAATGAAAGCAAAACTCATAGTGGAAGTGACATCTCACGTATCCCTAACCACATTAGCCCTTGCAGCTGCTGCAAGACAAAATGGAGTCAGAATGGTGTGTATTCTACCTGAGTCAATCCTTAATGATTCACAAGAAGTTATCAACAACTCAGGGCTTAAAGACCAAGTTGAATTTAGAACTGAAGACCCCTCCAAGCTACTACCCTTCTATGAGAACATCGATTTCTTTCTTGTTGATTGCAACAAGGATGAAAACTATGCAAAGTTGCTCAACTTGGTAGATGTCAACCTCACAAGATCAATAGTGGTGGCAAAGAACATGGTTGGTGATGGTGACAAAAAAGGAATAAGATGGTGCCTAAGAGGAAAAGATGAGAAATTGGAAGTAAGATCTCTAAAGCACCCTTTAGGGAATGGCATGAAAGTTACTAGGATTAGCAAGAGTGATGACACTAATATGAGATTTGAGGTTAAAGGAGATTATAGcaagaaaaggagaaagagCTCATGGATTGCCAAATTTGATGAGGAGAGTGGTGAGGAACATATATACAGGGTGCCTCAGGTTGATTGGTTCTGA